A stretch of Tenrec ecaudatus isolate mTenEca1 chromosome 2, mTenEca1.hap1, whole genome shotgun sequence DNA encodes these proteins:
- the PHAX gene encoding phosphorylated adapter RNA export protein, producing the protein MAQEADAMEDGQLSDSDSDMTVAPSDKALPVPKVLGGDIAVGPFQNNASACAPASHYRNIKSMDSSDESFSDSDDDNSVWKRKRQKCFNPPPKPEPIPFDQSSQKPCVAGKKINNIWGAVLQEQNQDAVATELGILGMEGTIDKSRQSETYNYLLAKKLKRESEEHTKELDKELDEYMRSNKKAEEENGQSHLKRKRPVRDRIGHRVEMNYKGRYEISEEDSQEKVADEISFRLQEPKKDLISRIVKIIGTKKAIELLMETTEVEQNGGLLIMDGSRRRTPGGVFLNLLKNTPSISEEQVKSIFYIENQKEYENQKAARKRRTQVLGKKMKQAIKSLNFQEDDDTSRETFASDTNEALASLDESQEGHGETKLGTEETFEVDHSHDIDIF; encoded by the exons ATGGCGCAGGAGGCTGACGCTATGGAAGACGGGCAGCTTTCTGACTCGGATTCCGACATGACTGTCGCGCCCAGCGACAAGGCCCTCCCGGTGCCG AAAGTACTAGGTGGAGACATTGCTGTGGGGCCCTTCCAGAATAATGCATCAGCGTGTGCACCAGCATCCCATTATCGAAATATTAAAAGTATGGATTCAAGCGACGAGAGTTTTTCTGATTCCGATGATGACAACTCTGTTTGGAAACGAAAACGACAGAAATGTTTTAATCCTCCTCCCAAACCAGAGCCGATTCCGTTTGACCAGAGCAGCCAGAAACCGTGTGTTGCTGGAAAAAAGATCAACAACATATGGGGTGCTGTCCTACAGGAGCAGAATCAAGATGCAGTGGCCACTGAACTTGGTATCTTGGGAATGGAGGGCACTATTGATAAAAGCAGACAGTCTGAGACTTACAATTATTTGCTTGCTAAGAAACTTAAGAGGGAATCTGAGGAGCATACAAAAGAATTAGACAAAGAGCTAGATGAATACATGCGCAGCAACaaaaaagcagaagaagaaaACGGACAGAGTCATCTCAAACGCAAACGGCCTGTGAGAGACAGAATAGGGCACAGGGTAGAAATGAATTATAAAGGCCGGTATGAGATCTCCGAGGAAGATTCGCAAGAGAAAGTAGCTGATGAAATTTCCTTCAG GTTACAAGaaccaaaaaaagacctgatatCCCGAATAGTGAAGATCATTGGGACTAAGAAGGCAATTGAGCTTCTGATGGAAACTACTGAAGTTGAGCAAAATGGCGGTCTTTTAATAATG GATGGTAGTCGGAGAAGAACACCAGGTGGAGTTTTTCTAAATctcctgaaaaacactcctaGTATCAGCGAGGAACAAGTTAAG agcattttctataTTGAGAATCAAAAGGAATATGAAAATCAAAAAGCTGCTCGGAAGAGGAGAACAcaggtgctggggaagaagatGAAGCAAGCTATTAAAAGTCTAAATTTTCAAGAAGATGATGATACATCACGAGAAACTTTTGCAAGTGACACAAATGAGGCTCTGGCCTCTCTCGATGAGTCACAGGAAGGACATGGAGAAACAAAGTTGGGTACAGAGGAAACCTTTGAGGTTGATCATTCTCATGATATAGACATCTTTTAA
- the SPMIP10 gene encoding sperm-associated microtubule inner protein 10: MASGRDTCPTLPKLTKNCPDESSNKEPYKYTDIHLPRFSLKQGMIPKRYVMPWKESMQFRKINIKHAEACGIHVGPLEDSLFLNHSERLCHGEDRKVVLGKGPREVKIADMPLHSPLSRYQSTVISHGFRRRLI, from the exons ATGGCGTCAGGAAGAGACACCTGTCCAACTTTACCGAAGCTCACCAAGAATTGCCCTGATGAGAGTTCAAATAAGGAGCCTTATAA GTATACTGATATCCACTTGCCACGGTTTTCATTAAAACAAGGGATGATTCCAAAACGCTATGTTATGCCTTGGAAGGAAAGCATGCAATTCAGGAAAATAAACATCAAG CACGCAGAAGCATGTGGGATCCACGTTGGCCCCTTAGAAGACTCTCTGTTTCTGAATCACAGCGAGAGGCTCTGCCACGGGGAAGACCGCAAGGTTGTCCTGGGGAAAGGCCCGCGGGAAGTCAAGATCGCAGATATGCCTTTGCACTCGCCTCTCTCCAGATACCAAAGCACTGTAATTTCCCATGGCTTCAGGCGAAGACTGATCTGA